The Sphingosinicella humi genome has a window encoding:
- the argH gene encoding argininosuccinate lyase, with amino-acid sequence MWGGRFAEGPSALMREINASIGFDKRLWRQDLRASKAHVAMLGAQGIVSKEDAAAISDGLDRIAAEYEAKGVPEDAALEDIHMHVEHRLAELIGPAAGRLHTARSRNDQVATDFRLWVRDALDEVDAGLAALQRALVRRAEEQAETVMPGFTHLQVAQPVTLGHHLMAWYEMLRRDRSRFADARARLNQCPLGAAALAGTSFPIDRHATAAALGFDRPTANSLDSVSDRDFALDYLMAATQCALHLSRMAEEFVIWASQPYGFITLPDAYSTGSSIMPQKRNPDAAELVRGHSGRIAGAMTSLVMTMKGLPLAYSKDMQDDKPPVFEAHDLLALSIAAMAGMVETTTFNADRMRAAAETGHSTATDLADWLVRVAGIPFREAHHVTGRVVRLADEQAVALWELPLEALQAIDPRIDASVFDVLSLDASVKSRTSHGGTAPQAVRERIREAKAALEMDE; translated from the coding sequence ATGTGGGGCGGCCGTTTCGCCGAAGGCCCCTCCGCATTGATGCGGGAGATAAATGCCTCGATCGGCTTCGACAAGCGCCTATGGCGCCAGGACCTCCGCGCGTCCAAGGCGCATGTCGCGATGCTGGGGGCGCAAGGCATCGTCTCCAAGGAGGACGCGGCCGCCATCAGCGACGGCCTCGATCGTATCGCCGCCGAATATGAGGCCAAGGGCGTGCCGGAGGATGCCGCCCTCGAAGACATCCACATGCATGTCGAGCATCGCCTCGCCGAGCTTATCGGCCCGGCGGCGGGGCGGCTTCACACCGCCCGCTCTCGCAACGACCAGGTGGCGACGGACTTCCGGCTCTGGGTCCGTGACGCGCTGGACGAAGTCGATGCCGGTCTTGCCGCGCTGCAGCGCGCGCTGGTCCGCCGCGCCGAGGAGCAGGCGGAAACGGTGATGCCCGGCTTCACCCATCTTCAGGTCGCCCAGCCGGTGACGCTCGGCCACCATCTCATGGCCTGGTACGAGATGCTGCGCCGCGACCGGTCGCGTTTCGCCGACGCGCGGGCGCGGCTCAACCAATGTCCGCTCGGCGCGGCCGCGCTCGCCGGGACGAGCTTTCCGATCGACCGGCACGCGACCGCTGCGGCGCTGGGCTTCGACCGTCCCACCGCCAACTCCCTCGACAGCGTCTCCGACCGCGACTTCGCGCTCGATTATCTGATGGCCGCCACCCAGTGCGCGCTGCACCTTTCGCGCATGGCCGAGGAATTCGTCATCTGGGCGAGCCAGCCCTACGGTTTCATTACCCTGCCCGACGCCTACTCCACCGGCTCCTCGATCATGCCCCAGAAGCGCAATCCCGACGCGGCCGAGCTGGTGCGCGGCCATTCGGGACGAATCGCCGGCGCCATGACGTCACTCGTCATGACGATGAAGGGCCTGCCGCTCGCCTATTCGAAAGACATGCAGGACGACAAGCCGCCCGTCTTCGAGGCGCACGACCTCCTCGCCCTCTCCATCGCGGCGATGGCCGGCATGGTCGAGACGACGACCTTCAATGCCGATCGCATGCGCGCCGCCGCCGAGACCGGCCATTCGACGGCCACCGATCTCGCCGACTGGCTGGTGCGCGTCGCCGGCATCCCCTTCCGCGAGGCGCACCACGTCACCGGCCGCGTGGTCCGCCTCGCCGACGAACAGGCGGTGGCGCTCTGGGAACTGCCCCTTGAGGCCCTGCAGGCCATCGATCCCCGCATCGACGCGTCGGTTTTCGATGTCCTCTCGCTCGACGCTTCTGTTAAAAGCCGGACGAGCCATGGCGGCACCGCTCCACAAGCGGTGCGCGAGCGGATCAGGGAGGCGAAGGCGGCGCTGGAGATGGACGAATGA
- a CDS encoding zinc transporter ZntB, which yields MTCVGRLVGDGPLRPIGPGEAVDYHGPGFVWVHVDGMAPSDLEALRAYDDMPLIAGNALVASETRPRCDRIDDGAIVNLRGDAARKGEVADRLVSMRFWLRSGRVNSVTRRPLAAMGPVLQLAEEGKIIDPGDLIAAFANAISKELDPQVADLGDRLDDCETELEPHNIYRLRRVIAAIRSEAIAFRRFVAPDRDALSILSGLEVDWLADEDRLHIREAADRFARMAEELEAVRERAALLHEHLIDMRAEQIDGRALLISIVALIFLPLTFITGLLGMNVRGIPYADEPWAFWGVTGFCIAVALAIAGWFARLHWLRR from the coding sequence ATGACCTGCGTCGGCCGTCTCGTTGGCGACGGTCCACTGAGGCCTATCGGCCCGGGCGAGGCGGTCGACTATCACGGGCCCGGCTTCGTCTGGGTTCATGTCGACGGCATGGCGCCGAGTGACCTGGAAGCGCTCCGCGCCTATGACGACATGCCGCTCATCGCAGGCAACGCCCTTGTCGCCAGCGAGACGCGCCCCCGCTGCGACCGGATCGACGATGGCGCCATCGTCAATTTGCGCGGCGACGCCGCCCGGAAGGGCGAGGTCGCGGACCGGCTGGTGTCGATGCGATTCTGGCTGCGCTCCGGCCGCGTCAATTCGGTAACCCGCCGTCCGCTCGCTGCCATGGGCCCGGTGCTGCAGCTGGCGGAGGAGGGAAAGATCATCGATCCGGGCGATCTTATCGCCGCCTTCGCCAACGCCATCTCGAAGGAGCTCGACCCGCAGGTCGCGGATCTCGGCGACAGGCTCGACGACTGCGAAACCGAACTGGAGCCGCACAACATCTATCGGCTGCGACGGGTCATTGCCGCCATCCGCTCCGAGGCGATTGCCTTCCGGCGCTTCGTCGCGCCGGATCGCGACGCGCTATCGATCCTCTCGGGCCTGGAGGTGGACTGGCTCGCCGATGAGGACCGGCTCCACATCCGCGAGGCCGCCGATCGCTTCGCGCGCATGGCCGAGGAGTTGGAGGCGGTGCGGGAGCGTGCCGCCTTGCTGCACGAGCACCTGATCGACATGCGCGCCGAACAGATTGACGGCCGCGCGCTCCTCATCTCGATCGTCGCGCTCATCTTCCTGCCTCTGACATTCATCACCGGCCTCCTCGGCATGAACGTCCGCGGAATACCCTATGCCGACGAGCCCTGGGCTTTCTGGGGCGTCACGGGCTTCTGCATCGCCGTGGCGCTCGCCATCGCCGGCTGGTTCGCGAGGTTGCACTGGCTGAGGCGCTAG
- the gluQRS gene encoding tRNA glutamyl-Q(34) synthetase GluQRS, whose amino-acid sequence MKNIVTRFAPSPTGRLHLGHAFSALLAHDYARQHDGTFLLRIEDIDLGRKRPEFVDGIIEDLIWLGLEPDGEIVYQSERFPLYRDALSRLKDRGLAYPCFCTRSDIAQEIAASAEAPHGPDGPLYPGTCRTLAPDQAARRLEAEPHAWRLDVARAAAMAGSLYWEDDHTEVQAEPERFGDVVLARKDAPTSYHLAVTVDDADQGVTDVVRGRDLFAATDIHRLLQALLELPTPRYRHHPLLTDASGQRLAKRHGARTLADLRASGADPAELVANLRAGTLPAGYSAAEA is encoded by the coding sequence ATGAAAAATATCGTCACTCGGTTCGCTCCCTCGCCTACCGGGCGCCTGCACCTCGGCCATGCCTTTTCGGCGCTGCTCGCCCATGATTATGCCCGGCAGCACGACGGAACCTTCCTGCTCCGGATCGAGGACATCGATCTGGGGCGCAAGCGACCCGAATTCGTCGACGGCATCATCGAGGACCTAATCTGGCTCGGCCTCGAGCCCGACGGCGAGATCGTCTATCAGTCCGAGCGCTTCCCCCTCTATCGGGACGCGCTCAGCCGGCTGAAGGATCGGGGGCTTGCCTATCCCTGCTTCTGCACCCGGTCCGACATCGCCCAGGAGATTGCCGCAAGCGCCGAAGCGCCGCACGGCCCCGACGGCCCCCTCTATCCCGGCACCTGCCGAACCCTGGCGCCCGATCAGGCTGCGCGGCGTCTGGAGGCGGAGCCTCACGCCTGGCGGCTCGACGTGGCCCGGGCCGCGGCGATGGCCGGTTCGCTCTACTGGGAGGATGATCATACCGAAGTGCAGGCAGAGCCGGAGCGGTTCGGCGACGTCGTCCTCGCCCGCAAGGACGCGCCGACCAGCTATCATCTCGCCGTCACGGTGGATGATGCCGACCAGGGCGTCACCGACGTGGTACGCGGCCGCGACCTCTTCGCCGCCACCGACATCCATCGCCTGCTGCAGGCGCTGCTGGAGCTGCCTACGCCGCGCTATCGCCACCATCCCCTGCTGACGGACGCGTCAGGTCAGCGCCTGGCAAAAAGGCACGGCGCACGCACCTTGGCGGACCTTCGCGCATCGGGGGCCGACCCGGCCGAGCTGGTCGCCAATCTGCGCGCCGGCACATTGCCGGCTGGATATTCCGCCGCCGAAGCGTAG
- a CDS encoding cob(I)yrinic acid a,c-diamide adenosyltransferase encodes MVKLNKIYTRTGDAGEAGLVDGSRVSKADPRMGAIGEVDEANCVIGVALLHLADERHRAMLSNIQNELFDLGADLATPGKDFAPTEMTLRIVQDQIDRLEREIDAMNGELEPLRSFILPGGGAGAAHLHLARGVVRRAERAAVAAAAAVPLNPLALAYINRLSDHLFVLARLVAKAEGGDVLWKPGATRQL; translated from the coding sequence CTGGTCAAGCTCAACAAGATCTACACCCGCACCGGCGATGCCGGCGAGGCGGGTCTTGTCGACGGCTCGCGCGTGTCCAAGGCCGATCCGCGCATGGGTGCGATCGGCGAGGTCGACGAGGCCAATTGCGTGATCGGCGTGGCCCTGCTGCACCTGGCCGATGAACGTCATCGCGCGATGCTGTCGAACATCCAGAACGAGCTGTTCGATCTCGGTGCCGATCTTGCCACCCCGGGCAAGGATTTCGCCCCTACCGAGATGACGCTCCGCATCGTCCAGGACCAGATCGACCGGCTGGAGCGCGAGATCGACGCGATGAATGGCGAGCTGGAACCGCTCCGCAGCTTCATCCTGCCCGGCGGCGGCGCGGGCGCGGCGCATCTCCATCTCGCCCGCGGCGTCGTCCGCCGTGCCGAGAGAGCGGCGGTCGCGGCGGCGGCTGCCGTGCCGCTCAATCCTCTGGCGCTCGCCTATATCAACCGCCTCTCGGACCATCTGTTCGTGCTGGCCCGGCTGGTCGCGAAGGCGGAGGGTGGCGACGTCCTGTGGAAACCCGGAGCCACTCGGCAATTATAG
- a CDS encoding DMT family transporter: protein MSTLPRSMSGQDWTILLFLSFLWGASFLFIEIAVETVPPLTFVLIRVAIAAAALWLYLLARGQKLPLPPGALLAFLVIALLNNVLPFILFAWAQKTITAGLGSILNAMTPVWGVIVAHLWTRDERMTPAKVVGVLLGFGGVSVLIGVDLLGEIGTRVWAQLACLAATLCYALAGVYGRRFSTMGIPPAAVSTGQFTAAALIMLPLVLLFEPLSQTAAPPAEAWAAMVALALFCTSFAYILYFRLIASAGATNALLVTFLIPISAILLGALFLGEMLEPRHFAGMALIGLGLAAIDGRLLRPRQLSPAE, encoded by the coding sequence ATGAGCACGCTTCCCAGATCGATGAGCGGGCAGGACTGGACGATCCTGCTGTTCCTCTCCTTCCTCTGGGGCGCGTCGTTCCTGTTCATCGAGATTGCGGTGGAGACGGTGCCGCCGCTCACCTTCGTGCTGATTCGGGTCGCGATCGCGGCTGCCGCCTTGTGGCTGTATCTGCTCGCACGGGGGCAGAAGCTGCCGCTGCCGCCAGGCGCGCTTTTGGCCTTTCTGGTCATCGCCCTGCTCAACAATGTCTTGCCCTTCATCCTCTTTGCCTGGGCGCAGAAGACGATCACCGCCGGACTCGGCTCGATCCTCAACGCGATGACGCCGGTCTGGGGGGTCATCGTCGCCCATCTTTGGACCCGGGACGAAAGGATGACCCCGGCCAAGGTGGTTGGCGTGCTGCTGGGCTTCGGCGGCGTGTCGGTGCTGATCGGAGTCGACCTGCTCGGCGAGATCGGCACGCGCGTCTGGGCGCAGCTCGCCTGCCTCGCTGCCACCCTCTGCTATGCGCTGGCCGGCGTCTACGGCCGTCGTTTCAGCACCATGGGAATTCCGCCGGCGGCGGTATCGACCGGGCAGTTCACGGCCGCGGCCCTCATCATGCTGCCGCTGGTGCTGCTGTTCGAGCCGCTCTCGCAGACCGCCGCTCCGCCCGCTGAAGCCTGGGCCGCGATGGTCGCGCTCGCCCTCTTCTGCACCAGCTTCGCCTACATCCTCTACTTCCGCCTGATCGCCTCGGCCGGCGCGACCAATGCGCTGCTCGTCACCTTCCTCATTCCGATCAGCGCCATTCTCCTGGGTGCGCTGTTCCTCGGTGAGATGCTGGAGCCGCGCCACTTCGCCGGCATGGCGCTGATCGGCTTAGGCCTCGCGGCCATCGATGGGCGCCTGTTGCGGCCGAGGCAGCTCAGTCCGGCAGAGTGA
- a CDS encoding pyrimidine 5'-nucleotidase: MLAALRHVHCWIFDLDNSLYPASANLFELIDIRMGEYIQRLLACDPVEARRVQKSYFHEHGTTLAGLMAAHGVDPHDFLAYVHDIDLARISADPALVAALDRLPGRKFVFTNGDEAYASRVLDKLGLANAFDGLHDIHAMDYVPKPNPNAYAAMCARHGIDPSRALFVEDMARNLEPAKALGMTTVWVDNGSERGGHGADPSFIDYRIGDIGSWLTEILGKDA, from the coding sequence ATGCTTGCCGCGCTCCGCCATGTCCACTGCTGGATCTTCGATCTCGATAACAGCCTCTACCCGGCCTCGGCAAATCTGTTCGAGCTGATCGATATCCGCATGGGCGAGTATATCCAGCGCCTGCTGGCCTGCGATCCGGTCGAGGCGCGGCGGGTGCAGAAAAGCTATTTCCACGAACATGGCACCACCCTCGCCGGCCTGATGGCGGCGCACGGCGTCGACCCGCACGACTTCCTCGCCTATGTCCACGACATCGACCTGGCTCGCATCTCCGCCGATCCGGCCCTGGTCGCCGCGCTCGATCGCCTGCCCGGGCGCAAGTTCGTCTTCACCAATGGCGACGAGGCTTATGCCAGCCGCGTGCTAGATAAGCTCGGGCTCGCCAATGCGTTCGATGGCCTGCACGACATCCACGCAATGGATTATGTGCCCAAGCCCAATCCCAATGCCTATGCGGCGATGTGCGCCCGCCACGGCATCGATCCGAGCAGGGCCCTGTTCGTCGAGGACATGGCGCGTAACCTTGAGCCTGCCAAGGCGCTCGGGATGACGACGGTCTGGGTGGACAATGGCTCGGAGCGCGGCGGCCACGGCGCCGATCCCTCCTTTATCGACTACCGGATCGGGGATATCGGCAGCTGGCTTACAGAAATTTTGGGGAAAGACGCATGA
- a CDS encoding HNH endonuclease, protein MVREVALAEALDCFLCGRPLGRRVEWHHPVPKSRGGRETVPIHPICHRTIHAVIDNKDLERDYATPAALKAHPDIAKFLEWVRNKPPDFHAPTRRRR, encoded by the coding sequence CTGGTTCGCGAGGTTGCACTGGCTGAGGCGCTAGACTGCTTCCTGTGCGGGCGCCCGCTCGGCCGGCGGGTCGAGTGGCATCATCCCGTCCCCAAGAGCCGCGGCGGCCGCGAGACGGTGCCCATCCACCCGATCTGCCACCGCACGATCCACGCCGTCATCGACAACAAGGATCTGGAGCGGGACTACGCCACGCCCGCTGCACTCAAGGCGCATCCGGACATCGCAAAGTTCCTGGAATGGGTGCGGAACAAGCCGCCCGACTTCCACGCACCGACGCGGAGGCGCCGTTAA
- the galU gene encoding UTP--glucose-1-phosphate uridylyltransferase GalU, protein MKPVRKAVFPVAGLGTRFLPATKAFAKEMLPVVDKPLIQYAVDEAREAGIEQMIFVTGRGKGALEDYFDIAYELETTMRERGKSLAPLEPTRLPAGAVASVRQQEPLGLGHAVWCARDIVGDEPFAVLLPDDLMWGKPGCLAQMVAAYENVGGNIICAMDVPREKTSSYGIITPGAVDGALTEVKGLVEKPRPEEAPSTLGVVGRYILQPEVMRILDTQEKGAGGEIQLTDAMAALIGEQPFHGLTVDAVRYDCGDKAGFITANIALALERDDVGPAVRAFVADLK, encoded by the coding sequence ATGAAACCCGTCCGCAAGGCAGTTTTCCCCGTCGCGGGCCTCGGCACCCGCTTCCTCCCCGCCACCAAGGCATTCGCCAAGGAAATGCTGCCGGTCGTCGACAAGCCGCTCATCCAATATGCGGTCGACGAGGCGCGCGAGGCGGGGATCGAGCAGATGATCTTCGTCACCGGGCGGGGCAAAGGTGCGCTCGAGGACTATTTCGACATTGCCTACGAGCTCGAGACGACGATGCGCGAGCGCGGCAAATCGCTGGCGCCGCTGGAGCCGACGCGGCTCCCCGCCGGCGCCGTCGCCTCGGTCCGCCAGCAGGAGCCACTCGGGCTCGGCCACGCCGTGTGGTGCGCGCGGGACATCGTCGGCGACGAGCCTTTTGCCGTCCTTCTCCCCGACGACCTGATGTGGGGAAAGCCCGGCTGCCTCGCGCAGATGGTCGCGGCTTACGAAAATGTCGGCGGCAACATCATCTGCGCGATGGACGTGCCCCGCGAGAAGACGTCCAGCTACGGCATCATCACGCCCGGCGCGGTGGACGGGGCGTTGACCGAGGTAAAAGGCCTGGTCGAGAAGCCCCGGCCCGAGGAAGCGCCCTCGACCCTCGGCGTCGTCGGCCGCTACATCCTGCAGCCCGAGGTGATGCGCATCCTCGATACGCAGGAGAAGGGCGCGGGCGGCGAAATCCAGCTGACCGACGCCATGGCGGCCTTGATCGGAGAGCAGCCCTTCCACGGCCTCACCGTCGACGCCGTCCGCTACGATTGCGGCGACAAGGCCGGCTTCATCACCGCCAACATCGCCCTCGCCCTGGAGCGCGATGATGTCGGTCCGGCCGTGCGCGCGTTCGTCGCCGATCTGAAATGA
- a CDS encoding HNH endonuclease gives MYHPDLLRHPDSCPALVLNADYTPLSYYPLSLWPWQTAVKAVFLERVDIVASYAREVHSPTRTMQIPSVIALRQYVKPSEHPAFTRFNLFLRDRFVCQYCGDPRELTFDHVIPRAQGGRTTWENVVAACAPCNLRKGGRTPAEAHMNLNRRPIRPTSWQLQDHGRSFPPNYLHDSWRDYLYWDIELEA, from the coding sequence ATGTATCACCCCGATCTCCTTCGGCATCCGGACAGTTGCCCCGCGCTGGTGCTGAACGCGGACTATACCCCGCTCAGCTACTACCCTTTGAGCCTGTGGCCCTGGCAGACCGCCGTCAAGGCGGTCTTTTTGGAACGGGTCGACATCGTCGCCAGCTATGCGCGCGAGGTGCACAGCCCGACCCGGACGATGCAGATCCCGAGCGTTATAGCGCTCCGCCAATATGTGAAGCCGTCCGAGCATCCGGCCTTCACCCGTTTCAACCTGTTCCTGCGCGACCGCTTCGTCTGCCAATATTGCGGGGATCCGAGGGAGCTCACCTTCGACCATGTCATCCCGCGCGCCCAGGGCGGGCGGACGACCTGGGAGAATGTCGTCGCCGCCTGCGCGCCCTGCAATCTCAGGAAGGGCGGGCGCACGCCGGCCGAGGCGCATATGAACCTCAACCGCCGCCCGATCCGGCCGACCAGCTGGCAGCTCCAGGATCATGGCCGCAGCTTCCCGCCCAACTATCTGCACGATAGCTGGCGGGACTATCTCTATTGGGACATCGAGCTGGAGGCGTGA
- a CDS encoding VOC family protein has translation MERRLSLVTLGVADLARSIAFYEALGWKRSVTAAEGVAFFQLGPIALSLFPDPDLAEDAGLAVRASADFRGISLAHNVRERGEVDAVVALMERAGGTVLKRPEEKAWGGYGAYAADPDGHAWEIAWNPGFPIAEDGALTLPD, from the coding sequence ATGGAGCGGCGGCTCAGCCTCGTCACCCTGGGCGTGGCCGATCTCGCGCGGTCGATCGCCTTCTACGAGGCCTTGGGTTGGAAACGCTCCGTGACGGCGGCCGAGGGCGTGGCCTTCTTCCAGCTGGGGCCGATCGCCCTCTCGCTCTTTCCCGATCCCGACCTGGCCGAGGACGCCGGCCTTGCTGTCCGCGCCTCGGCCGATTTTCGGGGCATCAGCCTCGCCCATAATGTTCGGGAGCGGGGCGAGGTCGATGCCGTCGTCGCGCTCATGGAGAGAGCGGGCGGGACGGTGTTGAAGCGGCCGGAGGAGAAAGCCTGGGGCGGCTATGGCGCCTATGCCGCCGATCCGGACGGCCATGCCTGGGAAATCGCCTGGAATCCCGGCTTTCCGATCGCCGAGGACGGCGCACTCACTCTGCCGGACTGA
- a CDS encoding twin transmembrane helix small protein — MQTLLIILIVLAAGATLFVLVKGVIGMAQGRDITGQRSQELMRKRVMFQALAIILVILLLVFAGTGGK; from the coding sequence ATGCAGACCCTTCTCATCATCCTCATCGTGCTCGCGGCCGGCGCGACCCTGTTCGTGCTCGTCAAGGGCGTCATCGGCATGGCCCAGGGCAGGGACATCACCGGTCAGCGCAGCCAGGAGCTGATGCGCAAGCGCGTCATGTTCCAGGCCCTGGCGATCATCCTCGTCATCCTGCTGCTGGTCTTCGCCGGCACCGGCGGGAAATAG
- a CDS encoding TlpA family protein disulfide reductase: protein MRLIALLPGLMLGLVLVGCDRQKADAPQGGGAPSEWAGPRTAASQPTGRLDRSHAGTPAPGAAFQDPEGEPATLADFRGKPLLVNLWATWCAPCIQEMPTLDALAAQDETLKVLTVSQDLDGRDKVEAFFEQGRFSKIESYLDPEMALMMELKVDTLPTTILYDAEGKEVWRMTGLADWTGERTAGLLKEAG from the coding sequence GTGCGGCTGATAGCTCTTCTCCCCGGCCTCATGCTCGGCCTCGTTCTGGTCGGCTGCGATAGGCAAAAGGCGGATGCCCCGCAAGGCGGCGGCGCGCCCAGCGAATGGGCCGGCCCGCGCACGGCCGCGAGCCAGCCTACCGGGCGTCTCGATCGCTCCCACGCCGGCACGCCCGCGCCGGGCGCTGCCTTCCAAGATCCGGAAGGGGAACCGGCGACGCTCGCCGACTTCCGCGGCAAGCCGCTGCTGGTCAATCTCTGGGCGACATGGTGCGCGCCCTGCATCCAGGAGATGCCGACCCTCGACGCCCTCGCCGCTCAAGACGAGACCCTCAAGGTCCTCACCGTCAGTCAGGATCTGGACGGCCGCGACAAGGTGGAAGCCTTTTTCGAGCAGGGCCGGTTCTCGAAGATCGAATCCTATCTCGATCCGGAGATGGCGCTGATGATGGAGCTGAAGGTCGACACCCTACCGACCACCATCCTCTACGACGCCGAGGGCAAGGAAGTCTGGCGGATGACCGGGCTCGCCGACTGGACCGGCGAGCGCACCGCGGGGCTGCTCAAGGAAGCCGGCTGA
- the dapD gene encoding 2,3,4,5-tetrahydropyridine-2,6-dicarboxylate N-succinyltransferase, which yields MTEALQATIEQAWEDRDSIGTETKGPVRQAVDAALAALDSGAARVAEKGADGWRVNQWLKKAVLLSFRLNPMEPISGAPGAAHWWDKVPSKFSGWDAADFTAAGFRAVPGAIVRRGAFIGKGAVLMPSFVNIGAYVGEGTMVDTWATVGSCAQIGANVHISGGAGIGGVLEPLQAGPVVIEDNCFIGARSEVAEGVIVEEGAVLSMGVFLGASTKIVDRESGEIFMGRVPAYSVVVPGALPPKDGKGPSLACAVIVKRVDAKTRSKTSINELLRD from the coding sequence ATGACCGAAGCGCTGCAGGCCACGATCGAACAGGCCTGGGAAGACCGCGACTCCATTGGCACCGAGACCAAAGGCCCGGTGCGCCAGGCGGTGGACGCGGCGCTGGCGGCGCTGGACTCGGGCGCGGCGCGGGTCGCCGAGAAGGGTGCGGACGGCTGGCGCGTCAATCAGTGGCTGAAGAAAGCGGTGCTGCTTTCCTTCCGTCTCAATCCGATGGAGCCCATTTCCGGCGCGCCGGGCGCCGCTCATTGGTGGGACAAGGTGCCCTCCAAGTTCAGCGGCTGGGACGCGGCCGACTTCACCGCGGCCGGTTTTCGCGCGGTCCCCGGCGCCATCGTCCGCCGCGGCGCCTTCATCGGCAAGGGCGCGGTGCTGATGCCGAGCTTCGTCAATATCGGCGCCTATGTCGGCGAAGGGACGATGGTCGACACCTGGGCGACGGTCGGCAGCTGCGCCCAGATCGGCGCCAACGTCCATATCTCCGGCGGCGCCGGCATCGGCGGTGTGCTCGAGCCGCTCCAGGCCGGCCCCGTCGTCATCGAGGACAATTGTTTCATCGGCGCCCGCTCCGAGGTTGCAGAAGGCGTGATTGTCGAAGAGGGCGCGGTCCTCTCCATGGGCGTTTTCCTTGGCGCCTCCACCAAGATCGTCGACCGCGAGAGCGGGGAGATCTTTATGGGGCGCGTCCCGGCTTATTCGGTCGTCGTTCCCGGCGCCCTGCCGCCGAAGGACGGCAAGGGTCCAAGCCTCGCCTGCGCCGTCATCGTCAAGCGGGTGGATGCCAAGACGCGCTCGAAAACCAGCATCAATGAGCTGCTGAGGGACTGA
- the egtB gene encoding ergothioneine biosynthesis protein EgtB, producing the protein MATQTRLRQRAGLAARFQAARALSRAIAAPLSDADATLQPHPDASPAKWHLAHTTWFFETFVLRDHIAGYRLYNERWPFLFNSYYEGEGARHARPRRGMLSRPSLGELLGWRDHVDATLDAALPALSPRALELVELGLNHEQQHQELMLTDMLAALAENPLLPAAWERKPSSPAPLPGPVRWIEGRSGAVPIGHGGDGFAFDCETPRHELLLYPHALADRLVTNGEWLQFIEAGGYTKPAHWLSDGWAWVQDNRVEAPLYWRLTDEGWMRFGLDGLRGVNPAEPVCHISYYEADAFARWAGARLPTEAEWEAAASEADPAAGSQLDAAAPVRPLGGSGLFGDVWQWTMSAFLPYPGFRPAEGTVGEYNGKFMSGQMVLKGASCATPRGHSRASYRNFFYPHQRWQFTGLRLAKDL; encoded by the coding sequence ATGGCGACACAGACACGGCTGCGTCAGCGAGCCGGCCTCGCAGCCCGTTTCCAAGCCGCGCGGGCGCTGAGCCGCGCCATCGCCGCGCCCCTTTCCGACGCCGACGCCACCCTTCAACCGCACCCGGATGCTTCGCCCGCCAAATGGCATCTGGCGCACACGACCTGGTTTTTCGAAACCTTCGTGCTGCGCGACCACATTGCCGGCTACCGCCTCTACAACGAGCGCTGGCCCTTCCTTTTCAACAGCTATTATGAGGGGGAAGGCGCGCGCCACGCCCGGCCCCGGCGCGGCATGCTGAGCCGCCCGTCGCTGGGCGAACTGCTCGGCTGGCGCGATCATGTCGACGCGACCCTGGACGCGGCGCTGCCGGCGCTTTCGCCCCGCGCGCTCGAGCTCGTCGAGCTCGGCCTCAACCATGAGCAGCAGCACCAGGAGCTGATGCTCACCGACATGCTCGCCGCCCTCGCTGAAAATCCGCTGCTCCCGGCGGCGTGGGAAAGGAAGCCCTCGTCACCCGCGCCGCTCCCGGGGCCGGTCCGCTGGATCGAAGGACGAAGCGGCGCCGTGCCAATCGGCCATGGCGGCGACGGCTTCGCCTTCGATTGCGAAACGCCCCGGCATGAGCTGTTGCTCTATCCCCACGCGCTGGCCGATCGGCTGGTGACCAATGGCGAGTGGCTCCAATTCATCGAGGCGGGCGGCTATACCAAGCCCGCGCACTGGCTTTCCGACGGCTGGGCGTGGGTGCAGGACAATCGGGTCGAGGCGCCGCTCTACTGGCGTCTCACCGACGAAGGGTGGATGCGCTTTGGCCTCGATGGGCTTCGGGGCGTCAATCCTGCCGAGCCGGTCTGCCACATCAGCTATTATGAGGCCGACGCCTTTGCCCGCTGGGCCGGCGCGCGCCTGCCGACGGAGGCGGAGTGGGAGGCGGCGGCGAGCGAGGCGGATCCTGCTGCCGGCAGTCAGCTCGACGCGGCGGCGCCGGTGCGCCCGCTCGGCGGGTCAGGCCTGTTCGGCGACGTCTGGCAATGGACAATGAGCGCCTTTCTTCCCTATCCCGGCTTTCGCCCCGCCGAGGGCACGGTCGGCGAATATAATGGCAAGTTCATGAGCGGGCAGATGGTGCTGAAGGGCGCCAGCTGCGCGACGCCGCGCGGCCACAGCCGCGCCAGCTACCGCAACTTCTTCTACCCCCATCAGCGATGGCAGTTCACGGGACTGCGCCTGGCGAAGGATCTTTGA